A genome region from Myroides fluvii includes the following:
- a CDS encoding LLM class oxidoreductase, protein MKNEFHNHSIFNRVFQPGKLSLGIFLPLQVYNQSMTVFHQHLKYIKQIDSSGFDALWVRDIPVYDPNFRDVGQVYDPLTYLAYIAGQTHQVALGTASIVLPLQHPIALAKTTASIDQLSGGRLLLGVGSGDRYAEFPAFGKSFEQRATLFREVFQDIQTLHRIDTPKMSSALTKMQDLDVVPKPLHRGIPMLVTGASQQSLDWIAAHADGWITYPGPTTTNEDTLVLQQKIQAFRNLVPEGVFKPQMTNEWIELDEDPYFPRTPLRGGFILKTGRYGLIELLQKWEEIGVNHAALGIQFSKRDIGETLDELAKEVLPYFKNKTTLIQG, encoded by the coding sequence ATGAAAAATGAATTTCATAACCACTCGATTTTTAATCGAGTATTCCAACCAGGAAAATTGTCCTTGGGTATTTTCTTACCCTTGCAGGTCTATAATCAATCGATGACGGTATTTCATCAACACCTCAAGTACATCAAACAAATTGACAGCAGTGGTTTTGATGCTTTATGGGTGCGGGACATTCCGGTGTATGATCCTAACTTTAGAGATGTAGGACAAGTTTATGACCCTCTGACGTATTTAGCCTATATTGCTGGGCAAACACATCAGGTTGCTTTGGGAACTGCGAGTATCGTACTGCCGTTACAGCATCCCATCGCTTTAGCGAAAACAACGGCATCCATCGATCAATTATCAGGAGGGCGCTTGCTCTTAGGAGTAGGATCAGGGGATCGCTATGCTGAATTTCCTGCATTTGGAAAGTCGTTTGAGCAAAGAGCAACGTTATTTCGCGAGGTTTTTCAAGATATTCAAACCCTGCATCGCATCGATACACCGAAAATGAGTTCTGCGTTAACCAAAATGCAGGATTTGGATGTTGTACCCAAACCGCTACATCGCGGTATACCCATGTTAGTGACGGGTGCCAGCCAACAATCGCTAGATTGGATTGCAGCACATGCCGATGGATGGATTACCTATCCTGGACCTACAACAACAAATGAGGATACACTAGTGTTGCAACAAAAAATACAAGCGTTTCGAAATTTGGTGCCTGAGGGGGTATTTAAGCCCCAGATGACAAATGAATGGATCGAATTAGACGAAGATCCTTATTTTCCAAGAACGCCTTTGCGCGGTGGTTTTATCCTAAAAACAGGACGCTATGGCTTGATTGAATTGTTACAAAAATGGGAGGAAATAGGAGTAAATCACGCCGCTTTAGGGATTCAATTTAGCAAGAGAGATATAGGGGAAACACTAGATGAATTAGCCAAAGAGGTATTGCCTTATTTTAAAAATAAAACAACACTCATACAGGGGTGA
- a CDS encoding GNAT family N-acetyltransferase: MESIQLVQYTADDFAVFYSLVQQDSVMRYVSGQGLTEEEARKKFNSILEINAQNPALGTFKIYDATGTYLGDGKMEWNKRDSSLLEIGYILEEKHWGKGYGTQICTALLALAEQTHPTTSIIGLIYPENIASKKLLEKFGFKSYFVGVEDNMPTEKLILEKGK, encoded by the coding sequence ATGGAGTCTATTCAACTCGTTCAATATACAGCTGATGATTTTGCTGTTTTTTATTCTTTAGTTCAGCAAGACAGTGTCATGCGTTATGTATCTGGCCAAGGGCTAACAGAAGAAGAAGCACGCAAAAAATTCAATTCAATCCTGGAGATAAATGCGCAAAATCCAGCACTCGGTACGTTCAAAATATACGACGCTACAGGCACGTATTTAGGTGATGGCAAAATGGAGTGGAACAAACGCGACAGCTCCCTCTTAGAAATTGGCTATATCCTCGAAGAGAAACACTGGGGCAAAGGCTATGGTACGCAAATTTGTACTGCCTTACTAGCTCTTGCTGAGCAAACACATCCCACCACTTCGATTATCGGATTGATTTACCCTGAGAATATTGCATCCAAAAAATTACTGGAGAAATTTGGTTTCAAAAGCTATTTCGTTGGTGTGGAAGACAATATGCCTACGGAGAAGTTAATTTTAGAAAAAGGAAAATAG
- a CDS encoding CHC2 zinc finger domain-containing protein produces the protein MEISEIKQQLTMAAVLHYYGLKPDKHSRLCCPFHEDKSPSMQVYYKTQTAYCFSSNCKTHGKSMDVIDFVMHQENSSKSEAIAKAKEILGVQTEEQSRVLPSTNFLGGMYQYFKNAVHNSKSAKDYLQQRGLDYKKIEVGYNAGQFHHGTRRDEQLIAQCVERGLLLDKGQVSRTGEKAYGIFGKWCIVFALKNKENAIVSLYFRSSISDANNKHYYQSRNL, from the coding sequence ATGGAAATAAGCGAGATCAAACAACAGCTGACCATGGCAGCTGTGTTGCATTACTACGGGTTGAAGCCCGACAAGCACAGTCGGTTGTGCTGTCCTTTTCACGAGGATAAAAGCCCGAGCATGCAGGTGTACTACAAAACGCAAACAGCTTATTGCTTTAGTTCTAACTGCAAAACCCATGGGAAGAGTATGGATGTGATTGATTTTGTGATGCACCAGGAGAACAGCAGCAAATCCGAAGCTATTGCTAAAGCCAAAGAAATACTAGGAGTTCAAACAGAAGAACAAAGTAGGGTATTACCTAGTACAAACTTTTTGGGCGGTATGTACCAATATTTTAAAAATGCGGTTCACAACTCCAAATCAGCCAAAGATTACTTACAACAACGGGGCTTAGATTACAAGAAAATCGAAGTGGGTTACAATGCGGGGCAGTTCCACCATGGGACAAGGCGTGATGAGCAGCTGATTGCGCAGTGTGTGGAAAGAGGATTACTGCTAGACAAAGGGCAGGTGAGTCGAACAGGAGAGAAAGCGTATGGAATTTTTGGCAAGTGGTGTATCGTCTTTGCCCTGAAAAACAAGGAAAATGCTATTGTGAGTTTGTATTTTAGAAGTAGCATCAGCGATGCAAACAATAAGCATTACTACCAAAGTAGAAACCTATGA
- a CDS encoding LexA family transcriptional regulator: protein MQTISITTKVETYEDNMSRSFLIAVDESNAQTQRIIDYQNRRNAGEINADQSQKAIGFIQQIVRNLKVYEVINPYATKLQLPEKVHKIRRLNEMYQAVIKQVTFLNQYNRKLTKDNQLLTEIEDIEQATEILFESIVLKVDELDGSLRQFFERLKKHVKNENQDFLQREIRQEFGLSKTQVQRYINSLLELEYLKQTGGYANKGIKYKICYWDNHQKLRMEIKDYLLNQIENLKQV, encoded by the coding sequence ATGCAAACAATAAGCATTACTACCAAAGTAGAAACCTATGAAGACAATATGAGTCGGAGTTTTTTGATTGCAGTAGATGAGAGCAATGCGCAAACCCAGCGGATCATCGACTATCAGAATCGCAGAAATGCAGGCGAGATCAACGCCGACCAAAGTCAGAAAGCAATTGGGTTTATCCAGCAAATTGTACGTAATCTAAAGGTTTACGAAGTGATTAATCCGTATGCAACCAAGTTACAATTACCCGAAAAAGTGCATAAGATTAGACGGTTAAACGAGATGTACCAAGCGGTTATTAAACAAGTTACTTTTTTAAATCAGTATAATAGAAAGTTAACCAAAGACAATCAGTTACTCACTGAGATTGAAGATATAGAGCAAGCTACCGAAATCTTGTTTGAAAGTATCGTCTTAAAAGTCGATGAACTCGATGGAAGTTTGAGACAGTTTTTTGAACGGTTGAAGAAGCACGTTAAGAATGAAAACCAAGATTTTTTACAGCGTGAAATCCGCCAAGAGTTCGGGCTGTCCAAGACCCAAGTGCAGCGGTACATTAACAGTCTTTTAGAACTAGAATACCTCAAGCAAACAGGAGGTTATGCCAACAAAGGGATCAAGTATAAAATCTGTTATTGGGACAATCATCAGAAGTTGCGAATGGAGATTAAGGATTATCTTTTGAATCAAATTGAAAATTTAAAGCAAGTATGA
- a CDS encoding sigma-54-dependent transcriptional regulator — protein sequence MIQSKVLIVDDEEKLRKLLSRIIELEGFEVHQAENLKVATKKLAQFPIDVVLCDVKLPDGNGVAFVEQIKLAHPTVEVILLTAYGNIPDGVQAIKNGAFDYITKGDDNNKILPLLYRALERVQINRSLVQHQLDITTQVDGFDQVIGQSSPLLAAIHLAKRVAPTQATVLLTGETGTGKEVFAQAIHRASTRGKQNFVAINCSAFSKDLLESELFGHKAGSFTNAIKDQKGLFEEAHQGTLFLDEIGEMPMELQAKLLRVLEVGEFLKIGETKPTKVDVRIIAATNRDFDTTIKAGLFREDLYYRLSVFEIPLPALKERMEDIPLLAERFRVQFATEQGSKVQSISKEAMEALQHYAWPGNIRELRNAMERATILCMHTVIQLSDLPYEVQQQYRPEREGETAFDLASVEKRHIQRVLHYTKGNKTKTAELLGVALTTLYRKMAEYNIN from the coding sequence ATGATACAGTCTAAGGTCCTTATCGTTGATGATGAAGAGAAATTGCGCAAGCTTTTATCTCGTATTATTGAGTTAGAAGGTTTTGAAGTACATCAAGCTGAAAATCTAAAGGTGGCAACCAAGAAGTTAGCCCAGTTTCCCATTGATGTTGTTTTGTGTGATGTGAAATTACCCGATGGGAATGGAGTGGCCTTTGTGGAGCAGATTAAGCTAGCGCATCCTACTGTGGAGGTGATTTTACTTACCGCTTATGGCAATATTCCCGATGGGGTACAAGCGATTAAAAATGGCGCTTTTGACTATATTACTAAAGGAGATGACAACAACAAAATATTGCCTTTGTTGTATCGCGCCTTAGAGCGTGTCCAAATTAATCGCAGTTTGGTACAGCATCAGCTCGATATAACAACACAAGTTGATGGTTTTGATCAAGTCATTGGACAATCCTCGCCTTTATTGGCGGCTATTCACTTGGCGAAACGCGTAGCACCCACACAGGCAACAGTCTTGTTGACAGGCGAAACAGGAACGGGTAAAGAAGTATTTGCTCAGGCCATTCACCGTGCTAGTACGAGAGGAAAACAAAATTTTGTAGCGATTAATTGTTCTGCTTTTAGCAAGGATCTGTTAGAGAGTGAATTGTTTGGACATAAAGCAGGATCTTTCACCAATGCAATCAAAGATCAAAAGGGATTATTTGAAGAGGCCCATCAAGGCACTTTATTTTTGGATGAGATTGGGGAAATGCCCATGGAATTGCAGGCGAAATTACTTCGCGTATTGGAAGTAGGAGAATTCCTGAAGATCGGAGAAACCAAACCAACCAAGGTTGATGTGCGCATCATAGCAGCTACAAATCGAGATTTTGATACCACCATCAAAGCAGGTCTCTTTAGAGAAGATTTATATTATCGCCTTTCGGTATTTGAGATTCCCTTGCCCGCTTTAAAGGAGCGAATGGAGGATATTCCTTTATTAGCAGAGCGATTTAGAGTGCAATTTGCCACAGAACAAGGAAGCAAAGTCCAATCCATTAGCAAAGAGGCAATGGAAGCACTACAGCATTATGCTTGGCCAGGTAATATTAGAGAATTGCGCAATGCTATGGAACGCGCCACCATTTTGTGTATGCATACTGTTATACAACTGAGCGATTTGCCGTACGAAGTGCAGCAGCAATATCGTCCCGAACGAGAAGGCGAAACGGCTTTCGATTTAGCATCTGTAGAAAAACGACATATTCAGCGCGTCTTGCACTATACTAAAGGAAATAAAACCAAAACAGCAGAATTATTGGGGGTTGCACTAACAACCTTATACCGCAAAATGGCAGAATACAATATCAATTAA
- a CDS encoding tyrosine-type recombinase/integrase, whose product MMTLAQYLETHYKTKGIHHLIKRYTDYQNGQAATAELASILQYIAYLRKGGVHPKTLRNHLFAIKIYYRYLQYIGQREDHPCVKLTLKDPVNRAIATEKLYTKSELDALQANYQCKDKRLETRNKVILSLLINQALQVQEISALSLENIDLDKAEIYIAKTSKTHGRTLPLQATQIALLLRYLSERMQFKPKTSHFIISKYGKTLQGQGISRLLNEGRSKADRIQPIKIRQSAIALLLKSGGNLRLVQAFSGHKHSSSTQAYKQSELEQLQASVNKYHPLQ is encoded by the coding sequence ATGATGACATTAGCTCAATACCTTGAAACCCACTATAAAACCAAGGGGATCCACCACTTGATTAAACGCTATACCGACTATCAAAACGGACAAGCAGCAACCGCTGAATTAGCATCAATCCTGCAGTACATCGCTTATCTTCGCAAGGGCGGCGTCCATCCCAAAACCCTTCGCAATCACCTTTTTGCCATCAAGATCTACTACCGTTACCTGCAATATATCGGTCAGCGTGAAGATCACCCTTGCGTTAAACTCACCCTTAAAGATCCGGTCAACCGTGCTATTGCTACAGAAAAGCTGTATACCAAATCCGAATTAGACGCTTTACAGGCTAACTACCAATGCAAGGACAAACGCCTGGAAACCCGCAATAAAGTCATCCTTAGCTTGCTGATTAACCAAGCCTTACAAGTACAGGAAATCAGCGCGTTAAGTCTTGAGAACATCGACTTAGACAAGGCAGAGATCTATATTGCTAAAACCAGTAAAACCCACGGAAGAACCCTGCCTTTACAAGCTACTCAAATCGCGTTACTGCTTCGCTATTTATCTGAACGAATGCAATTTAAGCCCAAAACATCACACTTTATTATCTCCAAATACGGCAAAACCTTGCAAGGGCAGGGGATCAGTCGATTACTCAATGAAGGCAGGAGTAAAGCCGATCGGATCCAACCGATCAAAATCCGTCAAAGTGCAATAGCCTTGCTGCTAAAATCAGGCGGGAACTTGCGTTTGGTTCAAGCCTTTTCCGGACACAAACACAGCAGCAGTACACAAGCCTACAAACAAAGCGAACTAGAACAATTACAAGCATCAGTCAACAAATACCATCCCTTGCAGTAA
- a CDS encoding group II intron maturase-specific domain-containing protein: protein MFLGFDCEISQKSQTRIIQNWSALKFHRRSSITIQDIATKLRPQTIGIARYYGYFKVWTLQRLFRNLENRLAKWVRKKFKSMKGSYSKAHRWLKAIRICYPTLFYHWQLFKMI from the coding sequence ATGTTTTTGGGTTTCGATTGTGAAATTAGTCAAAAGTCACAAACAAGGATTATACAAAATTGGTCAGCCTTAAAGTTTCATAGACGTAGTAGTATAACTATACAAGATATAGCTACCAAACTACGTCCTCAAACAATAGGGATAGCGCGTTATTATGGGTATTTTAAAGTTTGGACGTTACAACGATTATTTAGGAATTTAGAAAACCGATTGGCAAAATGGGTAAGGAAAAAGTTTAAATCAATGAAAGGAAGTTATAGTAAAGCACATCGTTGGTTAAAAGCTATCAGAATCTGCTATCCAACACTGTTTTATCATTGGCAACTTTTTAAAATGATATGA
- a CDS encoding 3-ketosteroid-delta-1-dehydrogenase gives MKKTKVVGPILEDQTVDLLVVGSGTGLTAALAAHEFGLSTLVVEKTPYVGGSTALSGGAFWIPGNQVLQEDGSKDQLEEGEKYLNALVKKEYPRARWQAFLQEGNATIAMLYRQTALKFFWAKGYSDYHPETPGGSARGRTCESKPFNLNRLGVEKKRFRYGKMEAPLPMPVTGYDYKWMNLMLKKPLKAFPIILKRLFQGVGGLLIGKKLVAGGQAIAAGMFDGVIRAGIPVYTQASLIALLYDGTRITGAVVRQKDKDVTIHTKRGVVLAAGGFDHNMPMRQHYQSPHLVANLSFGAEGNTGDAITMAEQLGGVLDNMKESWWFPAVAPLKKGGDPQVLLAERSLPGSFMINAKGKRFINEATDYMTFGQTLLKLEREQQAVGDMWLIFDQKYRNQYLLAGAVFPMMNIPREWYEAKIAFKARNAQDLAKQMGISEKIFIETYQRFNTLAQKGRDEDFHKGESAYDQYYGDPTVKPNPCLRPLKGNLYAVKVVLSDLGTCGGLMTDENGVVLRENQQKMEGLYAIGNTAANVFGQVYPGAGATIGQGMVFGYIAAKHAASIQQNTTQTIGIEDLK, from the coding sequence ATGAAGAAAACAAAAGTAGTAGGCCCTATACTAGAGGATCAGACTGTAGATTTACTCGTTGTAGGATCTGGAACAGGTTTAACGGCAGCTCTTGCTGCACACGAGTTTGGTTTATCAACTCTTGTGGTTGAAAAAACACCTTATGTAGGTGGTTCTACGGCACTTTCAGGAGGAGCATTTTGGATTCCTGGGAATCAAGTACTCCAAGAGGATGGATCCAAAGATCAACTAGAAGAGGGAGAAAAATACTTAAACGCCTTAGTTAAAAAAGAATACCCAAGGGCGCGATGGCAAGCCTTCTTGCAAGAAGGGAACGCTACCATTGCAATGTTATATCGCCAAACAGCACTGAAGTTCTTTTGGGCAAAAGGATATTCCGATTATCACCCTGAAACCCCAGGAGGATCAGCTAGGGGGAGAACCTGTGAATCCAAACCTTTTAATTTAAACCGCTTGGGAGTCGAAAAAAAACGTTTCCGATATGGAAAAATGGAAGCGCCTTTACCCATGCCCGTTACGGGATATGATTACAAATGGATGAATCTAATGTTGAAAAAGCCCTTAAAAGCTTTTCCAATTATATTGAAGCGATTGTTTCAAGGTGTTGGAGGACTTTTGATTGGAAAAAAACTAGTAGCAGGCGGGCAGGCTATTGCTGCGGGGATGTTTGATGGAGTCATCCGCGCTGGTATTCCCGTGTATACTCAGGCAAGTTTGATTGCTCTTCTCTATGATGGAACACGCATAACAGGGGCTGTAGTGAGGCAAAAGGACAAGGATGTAACGATTCATACTAAAAGAGGTGTAGTTTTAGCTGCTGGAGGTTTTGATCACAATATGCCGATGCGCCAACACTATCAATCTCCTCATTTGGTTGCTAATTTGAGTTTTGGAGCAGAAGGGAATACAGGAGATGCTATTACAATGGCGGAACAGTTAGGGGGAGTGCTTGACAATATGAAAGAATCTTGGTGGTTTCCTGCTGTAGCACCACTGAAGAAAGGAGGGGATCCTCAAGTATTGTTGGCAGAGCGTTCTCTCCCCGGGAGTTTTATGATTAATGCAAAGGGAAAACGATTCATTAATGAAGCAACGGATTATATGACGTTTGGACAGACTTTACTCAAGCTAGAACGGGAACAACAAGCCGTAGGTGACATGTGGCTTATTTTTGATCAAAAATATAGAAATCAATATCTTTTAGCGGGTGCTGTATTTCCAATGATGAATATACCAAGAGAATGGTATGAAGCTAAAATTGCGTTTAAAGCTCGTAACGCACAAGATCTAGCCAAACAAATGGGGATATCTGAAAAAATATTTATTGAAACCTACCAGCGTTTTAATACTCTGGCACAAAAGGGAAGGGATGAGGACTTTCATAAAGGTGAAAGTGCTTATGACCAATACTATGGTGATCCAACAGTGAAGCCTAACCCGTGCTTACGTCCCTTGAAGGGAAATTTATATGCGGTAAAAGTGGTGCTTTCTGATTTGGGAACTTGTGGTGGACTCATGACGGATGAAAATGGTGTAGTACTGCGCGAAAATCAACAAAAGATGGAAGGACTTTACGCCATTGGAAATACGGCAGCTAACGTTTTTGGACAAGTGTATCCAGGGGCAGGAGCAACCATCGGGCAAGGAATGGTATTTGGCTATATTGCCGCTAAACACGCCGCAAGCATACAACAAAATACAACACAAACAATTGGAATAGAGGATCTAAAGTAA
- a CDS encoding DUF3307 domain-containing protein, producing MAKDIHEKGIKSVAFVKHIGIHLLLLFAVTALERKFICGILLLTASHGVIDACTKGYLAKKINPIWTLVWDQILHAVCIAGFVYAYYPYTIDWPLLLGKNALVLYSAWILLIFVSPIVIKKIIEQFAFTIPNNGLNNAGKYIGILERLFIFFFVVLQRWEGIGFLLAAKSIFRFGDLKANKDLKLTEYILIGTLLSFGLGIGIALLYNFVVSL from the coding sequence ATGGCAAAGGATATCCATGAAAAAGGGATAAAGTCTGTCGCATTTGTGAAACACATAGGCATTCACTTGTTGCTCTTGTTTGCGGTTACAGCATTGGAACGCAAGTTTATCTGCGGCATACTCCTACTAACAGCCTCTCATGGCGTCATAGATGCATGCACGAAAGGATACTTAGCTAAAAAGATAAATCCAATTTGGACTTTAGTATGGGACCAAATACTGCATGCTGTATGTATCGCAGGATTTGTATATGCCTATTATCCCTATACCATTGATTGGCCTCTTTTGTTAGGCAAAAACGCCTTGGTTTTGTATAGCGCATGGATTCTCTTGATTTTCGTTTCTCCCATTGTCATAAAAAAAATAATAGAACAGTTTGCATTTACAATACCCAATAACGGGTTAAATAATGCGGGTAAATACATCGGAATATTAGAGCGTTTGTTTATCTTCTTCTTTGTTGTACTTCAGCGTTGGGAAGGTATAGGATTTTTATTAGCCGCTAAATCTATTTTTAGATTTGGTGATTTAAAGGCAAATAAGGATTTAAAATTAACGGAGTATATCTTGATAGGAACGTTGCTTAGCTTTGGATTAGGCATTGGTATTGCCTTATTGTATAATTTTGTTGTTTCGCTTTAA
- a CDS encoding tyrosine-type recombinase/integrase: MIATTLKQYYDYLVIKGYQEETSRNRYWNVCHFIGFIQKDFMEVTQSDVKAYYTYLQERPNKIKGRGKLKSSSILHHIRSIELFYLFLFEFKKISSPLQLELPSIKEETDFVREILTQREIKQLYKEATIKESVILHLGYGCGLRVSELVAVNKEDLYLKENLLLVPKGKNNKRRIIPFTQQMQVDFVAYLAEEPAAVQALVVNTKGRRMQAWTYNQLLKRLLKAIAIPVERLEKISIHSLRHSIATHLLASGMELEQVREFLGHEQLETTEIYTHIHSSQLKTLQDEQ; the protein is encoded by the coding sequence ATGATAGCAACTACCCTCAAACAATATTACGATTACTTGGTGATCAAGGGATATCAAGAAGAAACCTCGAGAAACCGCTATTGGAATGTCTGTCATTTTATCGGTTTTATCCAAAAGGATTTTATGGAGGTAACCCAAAGCGATGTAAAAGCGTATTACACTTATTTACAAGAGCGTCCCAATAAGATCAAAGGTCGTGGTAAACTCAAGAGCAGTAGTATCTTGCACCACATTCGCTCGATCGAACTGTTTTATCTTTTTTTATTTGAGTTTAAAAAGATCAGCAGTCCCCTTCAACTGGAACTGCCCAGCATCAAAGAGGAAACCGATTTTGTACGCGAGATCTTAACGCAAAGGGAAATCAAACAACTTTATAAAGAAGCAACGATTAAAGAAAGCGTCATCCTGCACTTGGGATATGGCTGTGGGCTTCGCGTATCGGAACTGGTGGCGGTGAACAAAGAAGATCTGTATCTGAAGGAAAACTTACTTTTAGTTCCCAAGGGTAAAAACAACAAAAGGCGCATCATCCCCTTTACCCAGCAAATGCAAGTTGATTTTGTCGCTTATCTAGCTGAAGAACCCGCTGCTGTACAGGCTTTGGTTGTCAATACTAAAGGCAGGCGCATGCAAGCATGGACGTATAATCAACTGCTTAAACGCTTGCTTAAAGCCATTGCTATTCCTGTCGAAAGGCTAGAGAAGATCAGTATCCACAGCCTTCGTCACTCCATCGCTACCCATCTTTTAGCCAGTGGGATGGAGCTGGAGCAAGTGCGGGAGTTTTTAGGACATGAACAATTAGAAACTACCGAAATCTACACCCATATTCACTCAAGCCAACTCAAAACCCTCCAAGATGAACAATGA
- a CDS encoding SatD family protein, with translation MIAVITGDIVNSRSVSPEAWQPQLKSFLEDKIKDTSKWEIYRGDSFQIETAVDTVLELALSIKALVKHSSNIDVRMSIGIGEQAYTSAKVTQSYGAAFILSGEAFEELRDKTLHMKTNDKDFDDYFYPILRLVSFIADQWKPATAEAMFYVLSNKNMLQKEIAVLMNKDSTTVNKALKRAAYDEINDVLKLYANKVKQCFSSSQK, from the coding sequence ATGATAGCAGTTATAACAGGAGATATAGTCAATTCAAGAAGCGTTAGTCCAGAGGCGTGGCAACCTCAGTTGAAGTCCTTTTTAGAAGACAAAATAAAGGATACCTCTAAATGGGAAATCTACAGAGGAGATAGTTTTCAGATCGAAACAGCAGTCGATACGGTGTTGGAACTTGCCTTAAGTATTAAGGCATTGGTAAAACACAGCAGTAATATTGATGTGAGAATGAGTATCGGTATCGGTGAACAAGCATATACTTCAGCCAAAGTAACACAGTCTTATGGGGCGGCTTTTATTTTATCGGGAGAAGCTTTTGAAGAGTTAAGAGATAAAACGCTACACATGAAAACAAATGACAAGGATTTTGATGATTATTTTTATCCCATCTTGCGATTGGTTAGCTTTATTGCAGATCAATGGAAACCTGCAACGGCTGAAGCAATGTTTTATGTATTGAGCAATAAGAATATGTTGCAAAAAGAAATTGCGGTGTTGATGAATAAAGATAGTACCACTGTAAATAAAGCGTTGAAAAGAGCTGCTTATGATGAAATAAATGATGTATTAAAATTATATGCTAATAAAGTAAAACAATGTTTCTCTTCCTCTCAAAAATAG
- a CDS encoding helix-turn-helix domain-containing protein produces the protein MDLADNIKVIREKQGLLQKEVALHIGVDKSTYSKIEKGSRDVTVAELQKLSKLFNLSTDEILNYDENILPKEVVIEDKTTAEQIQLIQQLEEEDKQTIFKIIDKMLTNKKFKDFFNKNIATL, from the coding sequence ATGGATTTAGCAGACAATATTAAAGTAATCAGAGAAAAACAAGGGCTTTTACAAAAAGAAGTGGCCTTGCATATTGGCGTAGATAAATCTACATATAGTAAAATTGAAAAAGGATCGCGTGATGTAACTGTCGCAGAACTGCAAAAGCTTTCCAAGCTCTTTAATTTATCTACTGATGAAATTTTAAATTACGATGAAAATATCCTGCCTAAAGAAGTAGTAATTGAAGATAAAACCACTGCGGAACAAATTCAACTGATCCAACAATTAGAAGAAGAGGATAAGCAAACCATCTTTAAAATTATTGATAAAATGCTTACCAACAAGAAGTTTAAAGACTTCTTCAATAAAAATATAGCTACTCTCTAA
- the kdpF gene encoding K(+)-transporting ATPase subunit F, whose protein sequence is MIVLLIIALAVFAYLCYVLLKPEQF, encoded by the coding sequence ATGATTGTATTACTAATTATAGCCCTGGCTGTATTTGCTTATTTGTGTTATGTCTTACTCAAACCAGAACAGTTTTAA
- a CDS encoding ArsR/SmtB family transcription factor → MTDLFKALSNEHRIQILKWLKTPHDFFELEDIEPEVHEFGVCMSVIQKKVGLSQSTTSAYLTSMVAIGLLVSVRNGQWTYYKRNEEKIAELARYIQNTL, encoded by the coding sequence ATGACAGACTTATTTAAGGCGCTATCCAATGAGCATAGAATTCAAATACTGAAATGGCTCAAAACACCGCATGATTTTTTTGAGTTGGAAGACATTGAACCAGAGGTTCATGAATTTGGCGTTTGCATGAGCGTAATTCAAAAAAAGGTAGGTTTGTCTCAATCTACTACATCTGCCTATCTCACTTCGATGGTGGCTATTGGATTGCTCGTGTCTGTTCGCAATGGTCAATGGACCTATTATAAACGCAATGAAGAGAAGATAGCCGAGTTGGCTCGTTATATTCAAAACACCTTATAA